The window AGATGAAGGATGAAACGCGCTATCTGTTGCCGGAAATTGAAGATGCTTACGCACGGGTTGTTGAACAGCAGGTGCAACAATTAAAAAGCGATCTTTGGGCAAATGCTTCGTCTCCAGCCTCTTTGTTTTTTATTGACAAACTTGATGTGGTTGCTGATTTTGATGTTTACAAAAAAGTTTCCGACGAGCTCTTTAAACTTTATCCTGACTTTAAACTTATTTCTGATTTGAAAAAAAGAATGGATATTGAAAAACAACTCCGCCCCGGAATGAAAGCACCTGACATTTCATTGCCCGGCCCGGATGGCAAGATGATTTCCCTAGCTTCGTTGCAAGGCCATATTGTGTTGATTGATTTTTGGGCTTCATGGTGTGGCCCATGCCGGAAGGATAATCCTGAGGTTGTAAAACTTTACCAGCGTTTTCATGACAGGGGATTTGAAATTTTTGGGGTTTCCCTCGACAGGGATTCCTTGTCATGGACAAATGCAATTGCCAAGGATGGGCTTGTTTGGACACATGTTAGCGACTTGAAATACTGGCAAAGTGCCGGAGCGGCTGCATATGGCGTTAAATCAATCCCTCACACTGTGCTTCTTGATCGTGAAGGCAGAATTATTGCCCGAAAACTTCGCGGAAAAGCGCTTGAAAGCAAGCTGGAAGAAATTTTCGAAGCTGAATAGTTTATACTTTTCCTGCCGGCTTTAATTGCATGCATAGACTCATCAGGTGTTATTTATCTGTTTATTACCTAATTTATTTCTCATTGTCTGAAAAAGGTTGATGTTTCATAGTCAATGCCGTCTAAATGTGGCTTTTGACGAAAAACTATTTATTTGCTTTCTGGTATGGTTAAAAAAAAGAGACTCATCCAATGGATGGCCTCTTTTTATTGATTTTATAAATGATCCTGGCAGTTTATTGCGATAGAATCATTATTTTTTCTCAATTGAAATAAGCTCGACTTCGAAAATTAATGTGGCTCCTCCGGGTATAGGGCCGGCGCCTTTGTCTCCATATGCCAGCTGCGAAGGAATGTAAAATTCGTATTTTGCTCCGGGTTTCATTAGCTGAACGCCTTCTGTCCAGCCTGGAATAACACCATTTAACGGGAATTTTATAGTTTCACCGCGCTCAACAGATGAATCGAATACAGTGCCGTCGAGCAGCTTGCCAGTATAGTGTACTTCAACCACATCTTCAGCTGTGGGGTTTTCCCCTTCACCTTCCTTTATCACTTTATACTGAAGCCCGCTTGGCAATTCAATAACCCCTTCTTTTAGTTTGTTTTCAGCAAGAAAAGCAAGGCCTTCGGCTTTTACTTCTGCAGAAGCAGCAGCTGTTTTTTGCTGATTGCGTTGCATCATCTCCTGTTGAAACTGAACCATAATCTGTTCGGTTACTTCGGGGCTGAATACACTGTCAATGCTGTTCAGTCCGTCTTTCAATCCGGCAAGCATAACTTCAGGAGTTACGGCTATTTCATTGGTCCGCATATTGCTTCCGATATCTCTTCCAATAAGGTAGCTGATAGTATCCTGTTTGGTTTTTAAAATAAGAGCCTGGGTTTGTTCGCAGGGTTTAGCCTGATCGTTTTTCTGTTTTTTGCTTTTTTGAGCCTGAACATTAAATCCGGTAACAATAAAAGCAAAAGCTAAAAGTAAGGTGCTGATTTGGGTTTTCATCTAAGTTTTTTTTTATAACAGGCAAAAGTATAAATTCGACGCTGGAATCAAAACTCCGTGTCGGAGAATTAATAATATTTAACAAAAGAATTTCAGGCAATAATGATATTGTGGTCAGAAATTAAAGCCTGACCCTTGTACCTGAGAAAAAGCTGAATGATAGCGATTACATCTTTTTGACAATATTCAACTATTCTTTCAAGGTTGTTTTCTTTCCAGAAAACATGGCCGACCTGACTGCCGTCAATATCATCTTTGGGCGTGGGAATATCAAAAACAGCGGTAAGCAGAGCCAGTGAAGTGTAGTTTTTATAATCGCCGAATTTCCATAGTTCCATTGTGTCAAGATGCTGTACTTCCCATGGTTTACGTCCGGCAGTATCCAGAATAACCGGAATTTTAATACCATTGATAAGCATTCGCCGGGCAATATATGGAAAGTCGAACTCTTTGCCGTTGTGTGCGCAAAGCTGAAATTCGGGTTTGTAGTAACGGGCGTTTAGCAGTCCGGCAAATGCTGAAAGTAATTCTGCCTCATTTTCACTGAAAAATGATTTTATCCGTATTTGTTCCCCGTTAAGATAGCCAACCGATATGCAAATGATTTTTCCGAACTCAGCATAAATTCCTGCTTTTTCATAAACCTCAGCAGGTGTGTCGGTTTCTTTTTGCGCAATTTTGGCAGCTTTATGGTCCCACAGTTTTTTAAATCTGTCAGGCATTTCGTTATATTCAGGATATTGTGATACGGTTTCTATATCCAGAAATAATACATTCTCATTTTTTATCTGCTCCAGCATATATTGATATTTTTTTGATAAAGATATTCCAATCCTGCTGAATCTGCAATTTTTTCATCAGTTCAATTGTTTATTATCTGACATTTGTAACCTTCAAATTCGTTAAATAAGAACATTCATGCCACAAAAAGCTTTGTTTGTTGTCAGATTTTTGTCGCTGATTTTGGTGCCGCTTTTATTTGCACAATGTACCAGGGATGAAAGTTCTGCGGGCGTGTTGCAAGTTAGTATTTTGCAGCCTTCTGCAAATCAGCTTTATAATGAGGCTGATACGATACGTGTGAGTGCTGCAGTTTCGGGTAATCAAAGTATTGATTATGTGCGTATTGCTGTGGTTAATGATAAGTTTGTTTCTGTTTTGCCTGTTCAGAATTTACAAGCTACCGGAAGTTTTTTTGAATTTGAAACAGAGATGGTTGTCGATAATACCAGCCTGGAGAGTGGCCAGTATTATGTTCAGGTCAGGGCTTATGCCGGAACTGAAAGTTTCACAGCTTATGCCGGCATTTATATTTCTGTTGTTGAGAAAACCCTGGAGTCGGTGTTGGCTGTCTGCACTGAACCTGATGGAACGTATGCCGTTTATAATTGGCCTTTAGATGGTACAGCTGAGAAAAAAATCAGTCTTGCCGGCGATTATCTGGGCGCCTCTGTGCAAAGTGCTGCCAATGTATTTTACACTTGCGGAAATTTGACCGGTAATCTTCAGGCCTGGAGGCTTGCCGATAATGCCTCACTCTGGTTTGTTGCTCCTCCTTTCAGTCCTCCTTTTCCGCTTTTTACTGGATTTTATGCTGATGAGGAGGTGTTTGTTGCTTCGCCCGAAGCTTTTATTACCGGTTATAATACGGCTGGTCTTACTATTTTTAAAAGTCAGCTATACAATAATGGATACTTTACTGAAATGACCAGGGTGGATTCCAGATTTTTGGCCGTTTTTGAACCTTTTAATGGCTTGTTTAATACATTGATGGTGTTTAATTATCCCGGCGGAACGCTGTTTCAGCGCGTAGATTTTCAAGGTGATGTAGCCAGGATTTTGACCCAGACTGACGAAAAAGTGCTCATTTTTATCAATTACAGCAATAGCTCTGCCATTTTTGAGTACAATGTTGCCACCAATAGCCTTGTTAAACTAAAAGACCTTAATTTTGGCAAGATTTCAGCTGTTTCCATGTCAGGAACAGAAAATGCCTTTTTGGTTTTTCAGGATGGAGTTTATTGGTATCGACCCGGTAATAATAGTCTGGTGAAATATCTGTCATTTGAGGGCGAAATACATATTACCGACGACTTTCTTACCAATAGTCTTTATGTGGGAAAAGGGAACCAAATTGAAATTTACCGGCTTCCTTCTTCTGTTCCTTCGCAATCGTTCGAACTGCCTGGGAGTATAAGAGATTTGTTTTTGAAGTTTAACAAATAGAAATTGTTGTGCAGCAAATAAGACTTGAAGTTACCGAGGATGGTTCACACACGCTTTTTAGTCCTGAATCAGGCGAGCATTACCATTCAATTCATGGAGCGAAACAGGAGTCTGAACATGTATTTTTGCAAACCGGTTTTGAAATGGCAGCCCGTTTTAATCACCAAATCCGTTTGCTTGAAATAGGCTTTGGCACTGGTCTTAACTGCCTGCTTACGCTCAGGCGGGCATCAGAACTTAAACTTCCGGTTGAGTATCATGGTATAGAGCCATTTCCTGTTGCAATTGAGCTCTGCCAAAATCTTAATTATTGTGATAATCCTGAGTTCTCAATTTTTACTGCGCAATTTCATCACATGCATTCTGTTGCTGCTGGTTTGAAAGTGGCTCTTGGTCAGGATTTTTATTTGCTAAAGATAAATCATGAACTACAGCAAGCTGATTTAGCACCTGATTTTTATAATCTGGTTTATTTCGATGCCTTTTCTCCTGAGTCGGCGCCTGATTTATGGCAGCTTTCTGTTTTTGAAAAGGTTAGAAACAGTATGCAAACAGGTGGAGTACTGGTAACTTATTGTGCAAAAGGGGCTGTCAGACGGTTTATGCAGCAATCGGGTTTTCGGGTTGAACGATTGCCTGGCCCTCCAGGGAAACGTGAAATGCTCAGGGCAACGGCTATTTAGTTTTTGCAGATGGCAGAAAAGATGCGTTTGCTGCTGATCTTGATTGTAAGCAGTTGGTTTAACCGGCGA is drawn from Lentimicrobiaceae bacterium and contains these coding sequences:
- a CDS encoding redoxin family protein: MKKVFVLFLIFIFSGLLGSASYSQDKIMVSGRLTGKQIAGVQLFMVNPLEVTSQVRSFVTDENGYFSVELPSADLVIEKLYASPENYLMILASAGNEINLTLNSEKLNQMPEISGSADTRLLYEIAMHTARNEKLLDSLNSAFAEAQMKDETRYLLPEIEDAYARVVEQQVQQLKSDLWANASSPASLFFIDKLDVVADFDVYKKVSDELFKLYPDFKLISDLKKRMDIEKQLRPGMKAPDISLPGPDGKMISLASLQGHIVLIDFWASWCGPCRKDNPEVVKLYQRFHDRGFEIFGVSLDRDSLSWTNAIAKDGLVWTHVSDLKYWQSAGAAAYGVKSIPHTVLLDREGRIIARKLRGKALESKLEEIFEAE
- a CDS encoding FKBP-type peptidyl-prolyl cis-trans isomerase is translated as MKTQISTLLLAFAFIVTGFNVQAQKSKKQKNDQAKPCEQTQALILKTKQDTISYLIGRDIGSNMRTNEIAVTPEVMLAGLKDGLNSIDSVFSPEVTEQIMVQFQQEMMQRNQQKTAAASAEVKAEGLAFLAENKLKEGVIELPSGLQYKVIKEGEGENPTAEDVVEVHYTGKLLDGTVFDSSVERGETIKFPLNGVIPGWTEGVQLMKPGAKYEFYIPSQLAYGDKGAGPIPGGATLIFEVELISIEKK
- a CDS encoding 3'-5' exonuclease; this translates as MLEQIKNENVLFLDIETVSQYPEYNEMPDRFKKLWDHKAAKIAQKETDTPAEVYEKAGIYAEFGKIICISVGYLNGEQIRIKSFFSENEAELLSAFAGLLNARYYKPEFQLCAHNGKEFDFPYIARRMLINGIKIPVILDTAGRKPWEVQHLDTMELWKFGDYKNYTSLALLTAVFDIPTPKDDIDGSQVGHVFWKENNLERIVEYCQKDVIAIIQLFLRYKGQALISDHNIIIA
- the mnmD gene encoding tRNA (5-methylaminomethyl-2-thiouridine)(34)-methyltransferase MnmD codes for the protein MQQIRLEVTEDGSHTLFSPESGEHYHSIHGAKQESEHVFLQTGFEMAARFNHQIRLLEIGFGTGLNCLLTLRRASELKLPVEYHGIEPFPVAIELCQNLNYCDNPEFSIFTAQFHHMHSVAAGLKVALGQDFYLLKINHELQQADLAPDFYNLVYFDAFSPESAPDLWQLSVFEKVRNSMQTGGVLVTYCAKGAVRRFMQQSGFRVERLPGPPGKREMLRATAI